The nucleotide window GTCCCCAGGTCCGTCCCCGCGCAGTTGTAGATCAGCAGAAGAAGCGCGAACGCCGCCCCGGCGACGAGGCAGACGACGTAGTTGTCGGCCCCCAGATCCTGCGGCGAGGCGAGGAGCGCCAGCCCTCCGGGGACCTCGGCGAACATGGCGAGGAGAAGGCCGGGGACGGTGAACAGCCCTCGGCCGTACCGCCGGCGCGTTTCCGCGTTGAGCGCGACGAGCCCGATCACCGTCAAGCAGGCGAGCGCCGCGGCGGCGATGGCGAGGAACGCCTTCATGACCGTCCTCCCGATTCCAACGCGGCCAGCATGGCGCGGGGCGCGGCACGGTCCGTGCCGGGGCGGCGTCCATAGTCGTCATGGCGCGCTTCCGTCCGCGCGCGGGGAGGAGTCCGTGGCCAATCACGTCGTCTACGTTCCGGGACTGAACACAAAAGGGCCGTCGGAGAAGGCCGTCTTTCTGCGGCGGTCGTTCGACGTCGTCCAACTCGCGTACGATCCCGAGCGCCCGCGGGAGTCGGTCGAACGCCTCGCGGCGGACCTCGATCGCGCCGCCCCCGACGCGGTCGTCGTCGGGTCGTCCCTCGGCGGCTTCTACGCCTACTGGCTGGCGAAGCACCGCGGACGGAGCGCGCTCCTCCTGAACCCCTGCGTCTTCCCGTCGCGCTTCCTGACGGCCGCGCCGCCGTCCCTGAAGGCCGAGTACGCCGCGCTAGAGGCCGAGCTCTACGCCGGCGCCGCCGCCCCGGACACCGTCGTGCTCCTCGAGACCGGCGACGCCGTCCTCGACTACGCCGTCGCCGAGGCGCACTTCCAGAGCCGCGCCTGGGTGCAGATCTTCCAAGGCGGCTCGCACCGCTTCGAGAACCGTCAAGCGATCCTCGACGCCCTGTCGCTCTTCTTCGAGCCGATCGGCTTCTGGGATCCCGACTGAGAGCGCGAAGCGGGCCGGCCCGCAAGGCTGTCCGGCCCGCAGCCCGAACCATACCCGGGCCGGAACGGCTGGATACGGACAGAGATGAACCGATTGCCGGCGATATCACAGAACAGTAGCGTACCTTCCGGGAGCAGGGTGCGCGGGGCGATCGGCGACAGGTGCTTTGTGATTCACACCCCGCATCCCCGGCGGGAACTGGCGGCCAACACGGTCAAGGACCTTCGGGATTTCTTCGAAGCGGCGCTCCCCGATCTCGAAGAGCTTCTCGGGCAAGCAGGGGCGAGATGATGGACACGATTTCCTGCAAGGGCTACGTCGCCGGCGTGGAACTGGATGCGGAAGAGAACTGCCTTCGCGGGCGGGTCCTGGGCATTCGCGATGTCGTGTCCTTCTCCGCCGACACGGTCCCGGAAATGAAGCGACGGATGGCGGAGGCGGTGGACGACTATCTCGACTACTGCCGCGAACGCGGGGTGTCGCCGGAGCGTCCGTTCTCCGGGCGGTTCCTTGTGCGCATCGGCCAGGAACTCCATCGCGACGCGGCGCTTGCCGCGCAGCGCTCCGG belongs to bacterium and includes:
- a CDS encoding alpha/beta fold hydrolase; this encodes MANHVVYVPGLNTKGPSEKAVFLRRSFDVVQLAYDPERPRESVERLAADLDRAAPDAVVVGSSLGGFYAYWLAKHRGRSALLLNPCVFPSRFLTAAPPSLKAEYAALEAELYAGAAAPDTVVLLETGDAVLDYAVAEAHFQSRAWVQIFQGGSHRFENRQAILDALSLFFEPIGFWDPD